Genomic segment of Terriglobia bacterium:
AAATCGTAAGCCAGCACAATGACCGGATCAGCGTTGGGCGTGTTGCCTTCGTCGGCGGCGAAAAAACGGCCGAGCTCAGGTTGAATGCCGAGCATGGAAAAGAAGTTTCCCGTGACGAAAATGGATTGCAACGGAAGTGTCTTGCCCTGGTAGGTGAGCCCGTCAGGTCCCATCTGGCTGCCGGCCGCGCCGCCAAAGGTGAAGGCTGAAATGCCGTCGAATTCCGCGCCGCACTGCTTGCGCATTTCCTGATATTCGGGAAACGAGAATTGGTTGTCATTGTGCCGCGATCCGCTCATGGCAAAGCCCAAGTAGGTGATCGCCTTGGGATCTTGCACCGGCAACTGCTGAAACAACAGCCAGTCCACCATGCTGAAGATGGCGGTGTTGGCGCCAATGCCCAGCGCCAGTGTGAGCGCTGCCACGACGGTGAATCCAGGACTCTTGCGCAGCATGCGCCAGCCATAACGGATGTCCTGCCACAGCGTTTCCAGGAAACCCAGACTGTTCATGCGATAGATTTCCTCACGGACCAGGGTTGCGTTGCCGAATTTGCGATGCGCCGCAGCGCGGGCGTCTTCCGCGGACATGCCCCTCGCCATGTTGCTGTCAATTTCGATCTGCAGGCAGGCTTCGATCTCGCGGGCGCGTTCCTGGTCCCAGCGGCTGCGGCGGAAAAAGCGTGTCCAACTCATGGGTTACTCGCTGGCCGGGCGGAGAACGCGGTTGATGGCCTGCACCAACTGTTCCCAGCGGCTGGTTTGTTCAGCGAGCTGCTTGCGCCCGGCGCGGGTCAGGCGGTAATAGCGCGCTCTACGGTTGTTCTCTGACGTTCCCCAGAAGGACGCGATCCAGCCGCGGTCTTCCAGACGGTGCAGCGCCGGATAGAGCGAGCCGTGCTCGACTTGCAGCACGTCATCGGAGCGATGTTCGATGGCGTAAGCGATGGTGTGTCCGTGCGCCGGACCGAGCACCAGCGTCTGCAGGATCAATAAATCAAGCGTGCCCTGCAGGACTTCGCCTTGCAGGGGTTGGGCGCCTCGTTTGGCCATAATGCCGCTCAGTCTACTCCCATAGATGATCTAGTGCAAGAGAGGAGTCAGATTCCTACTGGAGACAAGTACGCAAGCAAAATGGCTACGGTTCCAGAAAGCTTGATGAAATGATGATCTAGGGGGAAAACACAGCGAAGCTAACTCAATACTGCTCAAGGAAAAGGACTTATGCGCGTGGTTTCGGAGGGCATGCGGATCAGATCCCCAGATGCAGAAGGTAAGACTCTCCGTTACTCCTCGCTACTTGGCGGCACCGAGCCGCTAAGTTAGCGAGCTTCGCGACCGTTTCGTTTCGATCAAACCGCAACGCTGCATAGGAACCTTCTGAGTCCGAGCCGGAAGGGAACATGTAGCTGCCGGTCAGCGAAAGATCTTCCGGAACCCACATCCAACAAGTCCGCCCACCCGTCAAAGACCTTGGCTGCTTTGCTTGCTCCCGGCCGTGTGATGCAGGTAATCCCATGCATGTTCAGGCCCAAATGACGGCGTGACGTGCATGGATTGTAGCAAGGGATCCATTGCAGAGTATCGCCGATATAGCGGAGAAGGTCATCATGTATCTCAATCGGATCAATCATCAACTCATGCAGTCCGGTTGGTGTCTTCCATCGCTTGCGATCTTGCAAAGGAAGCAGGCTCGTCTTCACGAGCCCGAAAGAATGATCCATGGACATGCCTGCTAGACTTTCACGGCTTCCGCCTCGGCCAGGGTCTTCATCGCTTCCCCGTATGGCGCCTTCGCGATCCCGCGCTCGGTGATGATGGCTGTGACGTACTTGGCGGGCGTTACGTCAAACGCCGGGTTCTCGACGAGCACCGCGTCGGGGGCCATCTGTTTGCCGCCGTGATGGGTGATTTCCTTGCGGGCGCGTTCTTCAATCGGGATCTCGTTGCCGGACTGCATACTCATGTCCACCGTGGACCAGGGTGCGGCGACGTAGAAGGGAATCGCGTGTTCCCGGGCCAGCACGGCCACCGAATATGTTCCAATCTTGTTGGCCACGTCACCGTTGGCGGCGATGCGGTCCGCGCCCACGACCACGGCCTGGATTTTGCCCAGGCGCATCATGGTTCCGGCCATGTTGTCGGCGATGAGCGTGGTAGGAATGTTGTCCTTGGTCAGCTCCCAGGTGGTGAGGCGCGCGCCCTGAAGAAAAGGGCGGGTCTCGTCGGCGAAGACGTGGATGTTTTTTCCGGCTTCAATGGCCGCGCGGATCACACCCAGCGCGGTGCCGTAGCCGCACGTGGCCAGCGCGCCGGCGTTGCAGTGGGTGAGTACGCCGCCGGAAGCCGGCATGAGCGTGGCGCCGTAGCGTCCCATGGCCTGGTTGGCGGCAATGTCTTCCAGGTACATCTGCTGGGCCTCGGCGACCAGTGCGGACTTGATCTGGGCCAGCGGTCTAGCGGCCAGCGATTCGAACAGCTTCTGCATGCGGCGGATGGCCCAGAACAGGTTGACGGCGGTGGGGCGGGTTTCGCCCATGACTTTGGAAATCTGTTCAAGCTCGACGCGCAGAGTGTGCTGGTCCTTCGCGGAAGAAGCCTGCACGCCCAGGGCGATGCCCATGGCCGCGGCCACGCCAATGGCCGGAGCGCCGCGCACGATCATGTCGCGGATGGCGTCGGCTACCTCACTGTAGGTGCGGCAGGTGACGTAGATTTCTTCCGTCGGCAGCCGGGTCTGGTCAATAAAGCGGACGCCGTCAGAGGTCCATTCCAATGTCTTGATC
This window contains:
- a CDS encoding PadR family transcriptional regulator, which encodes MAKRGAQPLQGEVLQGTLDLLILQTLVLGPAHGHTIAYAIEHRSDDVLQVEHGSLYPALHRLEDRGWIASFWGTSENNRRARYYRLTRAGRKQLAEQTSRWEQLVQAINRVLRPASE
- the mtnA gene encoding S-methyl-5-thioribose-1-phosphate isomerase; this encodes MIKTLEWTSDGVRFIDQTRLPTEEIYVTCRTYSEVADAIRDMIVRGAPAIGVAAAMGIALGVQASSAKDQHTLRVELEQISKVMGETRPTAVNLFWAIRRMQKLFESLAARPLAQIKSALVAEAQQMYLEDIAANQAMGRYGATLMPASGGVLTHCNAGALATCGYGTALGVIRAAIEAGKNIHVFADETRPFLQGARLTTWELTKDNIPTTLIADNMAGTMMRLGKIQAVVVGADRIAANGDVANKIGTYSVAVLAREHAIPFYVAAPWSTVDMSMQSGNEIPIEERARKEITHHGGKQMAPDAVLVENPAFDVTPAKYVTAIITERGIAKAPYGEAMKTLAEAEAVKV